Within Candidatus Polarisedimenticolaceae bacterium, the genomic segment GCCCCGGCGTCACGACCCCCCAGCCGGCCGGACGCGCCGCCCCGACGCCGCCGACGCAGGCCTCCGCCAAGGCGTGCGGGTGGACCTCCGCGCGGGCGCCCTGGAACACCTCGCCCCGGGACTCTCCCTCCCGGCGCAACCCGTCCAGCTCCAGGATCCAGCGGTCCCGCCGGACGGGGTGCAGTCGGATCGCCTGCACCCGATAAAACCGCTCGGGGCGACCGACCTCGGGGGGGTCGAGCACGAGGGTTGTGGGATGAGGCTCGGGGCGGTCGCGATAGGAGGGTCGCCGGAAGGTCCCCGGCCCGTCGAGCGCCCGCAGGACCTCCCCATCCTCCGCGAGAGCGAGTCGGCCCGCGTCGAATCCGAGGTCGTCGAACGTCCCGCCGACGAGCCCCCGCGCCTGCAGTGGATCGTCGGACAGGCGCCATCCGGCCCCGACCCGACCGCCCGGTCGCGTCCCGGGGGCGTGGAGGACGGCGGCGACGGCGGGGACGAGTTGGGCCGCGGCCTGCGGGGTCAACACCCAAGGGAGCAGAGGAGGGCGTTCCGGAAGGCGGGTCGATCCCGGCGACGCGTCGAAGTCCTCGGCCCAGGTCCCGGCATCGAGGGAGGCGAAGTCCCGGGCGACGAGAAACCGGGGTCGCTCCGGGGCGTCGGGGAGTGCCCGCCCGCGGAAGAGCGCCATCGCCCAGGCCCTCCTGCGCCGGCGAAGCGCACGGGTCCCCAGGTCGTCGAGCAGGAGCTCCCAGGTGACCGCCGTCTCGACCCAGGCATTCGGCTGCGGGGAGGGCGCACGCGCATCGCTCACCCGCTCGGCCAGGAACCCCCACGCCCGCGCGAGCCACTCCGCGAGCTCCTCGGTCGACGGCAGCTCCGACTCCACCTCGACGTCGACCCGTTCCACCGACTCGTCACGCCACGCCGACGTGGTGGCGGGAGCGTGAAGGGCGTCGTCGAGCGCCCGCCGCACGAGGGGCTCGACCGACGATGCGTCGGCGGCGTAGGTCCCCACCGCGAACCCTTCGCCTCGTCGGGCGCGATCACGCACGCGGACCGCCACGCCCGACTCGGTGCCTCGAATCGTCTCGATACCTCGCCCCGAGTGCGACGCGCGGACTCGCGTCGACTCGCGGATGAAGAGCTCGACGCGCGATCCACGCGCGGAGAGCCTCGCTCGCTCGAGCCATTGCGAAGCCTCGAGGATCAGGGGTGACGACGACCAGGGTGCGAATAAGGTCAACGCGTTGCTTCTCTGCGCCATGCCGCGAGGAAAGGGATCGAAGTGATTGACAACCTTCTATTTCTTGTCACGCGTGAACTCTGACCAACCCTAGTCGGCATGTCGGCGCGCCGACGCTCACGGCCAGGGGTTGACCATCCTTGAAACACGTTCCGAGGCAGGTGTCGAACTCGAGATCGTCCGCGATGCAATCAAAGCCGCGCAGCGCCTGCGCCGCCGTCATCGACAGCAGGCACGGCTGCACCGGTTCTACGATCGCACCGTCGCGGATCAGATCGGCATCGACGACGCGGAACATGGCGCGACCGGTTCGAGGGTCGACCGATGCCGCCTCCAGGCGGCGCACGAACAACCCCGACGTCACCCCGATCAGCGCATCCTCCGCGCGGTCGCTCCCCGTCGTCACGAACGTGCATCCCATCCGAGGTCGTGGCGGCTCCGGGAACGACGACCGGCGAAGTCGTCCCGCGCCGAGTCGCTGCGCGACGCGCCCCTCCTCGATGAGCGAGATCGGGACGACCGCTTCCCCGGTGTCGTCGATCTTCCACGGGACCCGACCCCTTCGGGGGTCGTCGACGATGCGGAGGCCCCTGGGGCCGACCTCCTCGGTCCTCGACGCAAGCCACGACCCGCCGCGGCTCACCACGTCCTCCTCGAGCGCGTGACCGACGAGCTCGTGGACGATGATGCCGGCGACCCCCGGGGCGAGAACGACGGGCATCACGCCGTCCGGGGCCGGGACCGCCCCCCCTCTCGCCTTCGCCCGGGCCACGGTCTCTCGAGCGAACCGCTCGAGGTCGGGTTCCCGACCCGGCCGCCAGACGGCATCAGCGACAGCGCTTCCCCCCTGCCTCAGTCGGACCTCGAGACGGATTCGGCTCCCGCGCCTGCGGTCCTGGGCGGGGGGCACCCCGGGGCGGCCGATCCCGATCCGCTGATCGGTGGCGACGTACGTGACGCGGGCGTCCGGCCCGGCGAGGCCCCGGAGGCGCTCCGTCCATCGACGCGCCCCCTCGAGGTCCGGGGCGCCACCCGAAACCGACGGGTGCGGGTCGGATTGGAAGGTCAGGTTCGCGCCCTCGGCCCGGCACCAACCCGACGACGTCGCGAGCCTCGAGCGAAGTGGCTCGCCCCCGATTCCCTCGAGAGTGAGGTCGTGGCGTTGCTCGAGGAAGACGTGTCCGCCCGGGGACAACCCGGCCGCCGCGTCCTGGATCCGTTGAAGGAACGGATCGTCGAAAACCGCGCCGTTTCGAACGTTCAAGGCCCCGGCTCCCCGCCTTGAAAGGCCGCGAGGCCAACCCTATGTTCTCCGCGGACTGCGCGAGTCTTTCCGGACGTTCGGCGAGGTCGAGGGTCACGCCGCACGCGGTCCACGGGGTCGCCGGATGTCGAACTATACGCTACTCCTGATCGACTACGAGCCTCGCAGCATCGAGCGCATGCGCCGGCCGCTCGAGCAGGCGGGCATTCGCGTCGAGGTCGCGACGGACGGAGCCGCAGGACTCGAAGCATTCGAGCGCCTCCAGCCCGACGCGGTGATCGTCGAGGCGATGTTGCCGAAGCGGCACGGCTTCGAGGTCTGCCAGGAGATCAAGAAGTCCGCGAACGGGAAACGTACCCCCGTGATCGTGACCACCGGCGTCTACAAGGGTCGCCGTTATCGCACGCAGGCGATGCACATTCACGGCGCCGACGAGTACCTCGAAAAGCCTCTCACCGACGACCAGATCGTGCAGACGGTCAAACGCTTCCTCGCCGATCGGCCGGAACGCCCCGCCGCTTCGCCGGCGAGCACGCCGCACCCCGTCCCCAGCCCCGCCCCGGCCGCCCCTCGCGCCGCGGCGCCGCCACCGGTCGACTTCGCGGGCGACGACCCCGACCTCTTCGAGATCATCGACGAGTCCCTGGGCGGGCCGAAAGCCCCCCCTTCGGTCCCT encodes:
- a CDS encoding metallopeptidase TldD-related protein, giving the protein MNVRNGAVFDDPFLQRIQDAAAGLSPGGHVFLEQRHDLTLEGIGGEPLRSRLATSSGWCRAEGANLTFQSDPHPSVSGGAPDLEGARRWTERLRGLAGPDARVTYVATDQRIGIGRPGVPPAQDRRRGSRIRLEVRLRQGGSAVADAVWRPGREPDLERFARETVARAKARGGAVPAPDGVMPVVLAPGVAGIIVHELVGHALEEDVVSRGGSWLASRTEEVGPRGLRIVDDPRRGRVPWKIDDTGEAVVPISLIEEGRVAQRLGAGRLRRSSFPEPPRPRMGCTFVTTGSDRAEDALIGVTSGLFVRRLEAASVDPRTGRAMFRVVDADLIRDGAIVEPVQPCLLSMTAAQALRGFDCIADDLEFDTCLGTCFKDGQPLAVSVGAPTCRLGLVRVHA